From Myxococcus virescens:
CGTCCGACGTGACATCGCCGTGGCGCGCGGTGTCCAGCGTGCGCCGAACGGCGGCGGCCAACGAGCCGGACAGGGGCAGGCGGCTGCCGCCCCAGCGCGGCGTCCGGGTGACCTTCGTCTTCGCGGGCCGCACGTAGGCGGTCATGTCCTGGAGGCGGCTGAACTCCAGCTTCTTCCCCGCGAAGATGAAGGTGTCGCCCGGCTTGAGGCGGCTGACGTAGGACTCCTCCACGCTGCCCAGGCGCCCGCCGCTCCAGTAACGCAGCTGCACCACCGCGTCGGAGGTGATGGTGCCGATGTTGAGGCGGTGCAGGCGGGCCACGCGCGCGTCCGCGACGACGCAGCGGCCCTTGTGCTCCACCACGCGCCGGAACTCCGGGTAGGCGCGCAGCGTCGGGCTGCCTTCGCGGACCAGGGACAAAGTCCACGCGAACTCCTCGTCGGTGAGGCCGGCGAAGGCCGCCGCGGTGCGCACCTCGTCTCGCAGGGCGTCGGGCGTGAAGCCGCCGCCCAACGCGCACGTCACCAGGTGCTGCGCCAGGACGTCCAGCGGCTTGCCCGGCGGCGTGCGGGCCTCCACCTCGCGGCGAAGGAGCGCGTCCTTGGCGGCGGCCATCTCCACCAACTCCAGCGCGTGCGTGGGGACGAAGAGGATGTGACAGGTGGCGCCCGGGCGGTGGGCGCTGCGGCCCGCGCGCTGCATCGTGCGGCCAATGCCCTTGGGACTGCCCACCTGTACCACGCGCTCCACCGGGCCGAAGTCCACGCCCAGGTCCAGCGACGAGGTGCACACCGCGATGCGCAGCGAGCCTTCCTTGAGGCCGCTCTCCACGCGCTCACGCTCCTCGCGTTCGATGGAGCCATGGTGGAGCGCGATGAGGTGCTCCCACTCCGGACGGGCGAAGCGCAGGCCTTCGAACCAGCGCTCGGCCTGGGAGCGCGTATTGGTGAAGATGAGCGTGGAGCGCTCCGCGTCCAGCCACGCGCCCACGCGGGCCAGCATGGAGAAGCCCAGGTGGCCCGCCCAGGGGAACGCATCCACGGATTCGGGCAGCAATGTCTCGACGACGATGGGCCGCTCCAACGCCGCGCTCACAATCGTGGGCGTCTGGCCGGTGCCCACGGCGTGACGGGCGGCCTCTTCCAGATTGGCCAGCGTGGCGGACAGCGCCCAGGTGCGCAGGCCCGGCGCGAAGCGGCGCAGGCGGGCCAGCGCCAGCTCCAGCTGCGAGCCCCGCTTGGAGCCGAGGAGTTCGTGCCATTCATCCACGATGACGGAGCGCAGTGACGCGAACAGCTCCGGGGCCCGCTCATGCGTGAGCAGGACGCACAGCGACTCCGGCGTGGTGATGAGCACCTGCGGCAGGCGCTCCCGCTGACGCTGGCGCACCGACGAGGACGTGTCGCCGGTGCGGCTCTCCACGGCGATGTCCGCGTCCAGCACGGTGAGGGGCTCCCGCAACGCCTTCTCCACGTCCCGGGACACCGCGCGCAGCGGCGTCACGTAGAGGAGTTGAAGCCCTGGCTGTCCATGCGCCGCGACGTCCGCGAGCGGACCCAGGTAGGCCGCGTACGTCTTGCCCGCGCCGGTGGGGACGTGGATGAGCCCGCTTTCGCCGCGCGCATGGGCGGCCCAGGCTTCTTCTTGAAACGGGTAGGGCGTCCAACCCTTCGCACGGAACCAGCCGCGCAGCCGCTCCAGGGGTGGTTCATTCGTTTGCGCTCGAGTCGATGCGCGCTGGACGCGAGGTCGCCTGGGCTTGCGCGGCGCCTCTGCGGCCGGAGGCTCGGTGGTGGCGCGCAGGGCCTTGCGACTGGCGGCAATCTGCGCCCGCAGCGAGCGGGGTCTACCCGCTGGCATGGAGCAGCTCCTTGAGTGAGTCCAGCGTGTCCGCGTCCTGCGGCTTCTTGTCCGTCCGCCAGCGGGCGATTCGGGGGAAGCGCAGCGCGACGCCCGACTTGTGACGCGGCGAGGACTGGATGCCCTCGAAGTGCAGTTCGAAGACCTGTTCAGGCTCCACCGAGCGCACGGGGCCGTACTTCTCCCGCGTGTGCGCCCGAATCCACCGGTCCAGCCGGCCAATCTCCGCGTCCGTCAGGCCGGAGTACGCCTTCGTCACGGGCTGGAGCTCCGTGCCGTTCCACACCGCGAAGGTGTAGTCGGTGTACAGCGACGAGCGCCGGCCGTGGCCCGGATGCGCGTACAGCAACACCGCGTCCACCGTGAACGGGTCAATCTTCCACTTCCACCAGTCGCCCCGCTTGCGCCCGGTGAGGTACGGCGACTCCAGGCGCTTGAGCATGAAGCCCTCGACGTTGCGCTCTCGCGCTTCGCCTCGCGCGGTGGCCAGGTCCTCCCAGGTCGCCGCTTGCACGACGGGGGAGACGGGAAGCCGAGGCAAGCCTTCCAACAGCGCCTCCAGCTTCGCGCGCCGCTCGCGCAGCGGCTTGCTCCGGAGGTCAATGCCTCCCAGCTCCAGCATGTCGTAGGCGATGTAGGCCGCGGGCGCTTCGGCCAGCACCTTGGGCGTCAGTTTCTGCCGGCCGATGCGCCGCTGGAGCAGGGCGAAGGGAAGGGGCCTTCCGTCCGCGTAGGCCAACACCTCGCCGTCCAGCACCGTGCCCTCGGGGAGCGCGGCGGCGGCGTCCGCGATTTCGGGGAAGCGCTCGGTGATGAGCTCCTCGCCGCGGCTCCACAGGTGCACGCTGCCCTTGCGGCGGATGAGCTGGCCCCGGATGCCATCCCACTTCCACTCCACCTGCCATTCCGCCCGGTCGCCCAGGTCCCCTGGTGGCTGCTCCAGCGGTGACGCGAGATAGAAGGGGTAGGGCCGGGAGCTGTCGCTGTCCGACACGTCCTGGGACACGAGCTGCCGGAAGAAGGCGGGCGAGGGCGTCCACGTCCCCATCAGCCGGTGCGCAACGCTGGGCGCGGGCAGTCCCGCCACCTGCGCCACCGCGCGGACCACCAGCGTGGAGGACACGCCCACCCGCAGTTCACCGGTGAGCATCTTGTTGAGCAGGAACAGCTCACGCCGGGGCATGGCGTGCCACCAGGACACCACCTGCTCGCGTTGCCCGGCGGCGTCCCGTTGACGCAGCGGCAACAGGCGTTGCTCCAGCCAGACGGACAGGGGCAGCTCCTCGGTCCGCGCCGGGCGCTCACGGGCATCCAACAGCAGGGCAATCACCTCCGCCAGGTCACCCACGGAGGCGTAGACCTCCTCGAAGAGCCAGCTGGGGATGCCGGTCAGCTCCTGCGTCCACCCCACCAGCAGCTTCGTGGGAATCAGCCGCTTCAGCTTCTGCCCCGTGAGGAAGTAGAGCGCCCACGCCGCGTCCTCCGGGGGCGCTTCCTTGAAGTAGCGCGCGAGCGCTTCCACCTTGGCGTTGGTGGACGTGGTCTGGTCCAGCGTTTCGTAGAGGTCCGCCAGTCGCCGCACGCGTCAGTCCTCCGCTTCGCCTTCGAAGGGCGTGGCCAGGGGCTCGGCGTCCACGCCCTGCTCGCGCAGGTAGTGGGCCAGCGGCTCGGCATAGCCGTGCGTCACCAGCACGCGCTCCGCCCGGGTGTCCTTCACCGTGCGCAGCAGGTCCGGCCAGTCCGCGTGGTCCGACAGCACGAAGCCGCGGTCGAAGCCCCGGCGGCGGCGGTTGCCTCGAACGCGCATCCAGCCGGACGCGAAGCCGGTTTCGTGCTCACCGAAGCGGCGCATCCACGGGGTGCCGCTCGCGCTCGGCGGCGCCAGCACCAGCGCTCCCGCGAACGAGGTGCCCTTCTCCATCTCGGACACCAAGTGCGTGGGCAGCATGCGGACGCCCGCGTCCCGGTATACGTCCACCAGGGAGTGCAAGGCGCCGTGGATGAACACGGCGCGGTCGGTCAGCTTCGCCAGCTCCGCGAGCAGCCGCTGCGCCTTGCCCAGCGCGTAGCAGAACAGCACCGCCGCGCGGCCCAGCGCGCGGTTGGCGTCCCACCAGCGCAGGATGTCCTCGGCCACCTGCTCCGTCGCGTCCCAGCGGAAGATGGGCAGGCCGAACGTCGCCTCGGTGATGAAGGTGTGGCAGGGGACGACCTCGAAGGGCGCGCACGTGGGGTCCGGCGCGCGCTTGTAGTCGCCGGACACGACCCAGGTCTCACCGCCGTGCTCCACGCGCACCTGCGCGCTGCCCAGCACGTGGCCCGCGGGATGGAAGCTGACGGTGACTCCGTTGATGCGCAGCCGTTCGCCGTAGTCGAGCGTGTCGATGGTGGCGTCCGCGCCCAATCTCCGGTGGAGCAGTCCCTTGCCCGCCCGGGCGCCCAGGTAGCGGTGGCTGCCGCTGCGTGCGTGGTCTCCATGCGCGTGGGTGATGAGCGCCCGGTCCACTGGACGCCAGGGGTCGACGTGGAAGCCGCCGGGAACGCAGTAGAGCCCCTGAGGCGTCACCGTCATCAATGGAGCGGGAGGAGCGGCACTCAAAGTCCCATTCAGATAGCGAGGGGGTTGGAGCCGGACCACCCGGGGGTGGACGCCGCCTCATCGGCGGGAGCTCCCCGGGCTGCTCCCCGGGCACCCGCTGGCCCGGGGGCTTGCGCGATGGGGGGCGGGGAATGTCGGACCGCTTGGAGGACTCCCTCGGACGGGGGA
This genomic window contains:
- a CDS encoding ligase-associated DNA damage response DEXH box helicase, translated to MPAGRPRSLRAQIAASRKALRATTEPPAAEAPRKPRRPRVQRASTRAQTNEPPLERLRGWFRAKGWTPYPFQEEAWAAHARGESGLIHVPTGAGKTYAAYLGPLADVAAHGQPGLQLLYVTPLRAVSRDVEKALREPLTVLDADIAVESRTGDTSSSVRQRQRERLPQVLITTPESLCVLLTHERAPELFASLRSVIVDEWHELLGSKRGSQLELALARLRRFAPGLRTWALSATLANLEEAARHAVGTGQTPTIVSAALERPIVVETLLPESVDAFPWAGHLGFSMLARVGAWLDAERSTLIFTNTRSQAERWFEGLRFARPEWEHLIALHHGSIEREERERVESGLKEGSLRIAVCTSSLDLGVDFGPVERVVQVGSPKGIGRTMQRAGRSAHRPGATCHILFVPTHALELVEMAAAKDALLRREVEARTPPGKPLDVLAQHLVTCALGGGFTPDALRDEVRTAAAFAGLTDEEFAWTLSLVREGSPTLRAYPEFRRVVEHKGRCVVADARVARLHRLNIGTITSDAVVQLRYWSGGRLGSVEESYVSRLKPGDTFIFAGKKLEFSRLQDMTAYVRPAKTKVTRTPRWGGSRLPLSGSLAAAVRRTLDTARHGDVTSDELAAAWPVLDAQARLSRIPAADILLAETCQTRDGHHLFLYPFEGRLVHEGLAALLALRLTRLRKATFSLSVNDYGLELLTPTPFPFEEALHPALFTRERLEADVLESVNVGELSKRQFRDIARIAGLVLPGLPGARKSSRQVQASASLLHDVFIKYDPDNLLLVQARREVLEQQFEEGRLERTLERLQAAPLELIHVRRPTPLGFPLVVERISASLSSESLLERVERLKERWTREDARSA
- a CDS encoding ATP-dependent DNA ligase codes for the protein MRRLADLYETLDQTTSTNAKVEALARYFKEAPPEDAAWALYFLTGQKLKRLIPTKLLVGWTQELTGIPSWLFEEVYASVGDLAEVIALLLDARERPARTEELPLSVWLEQRLLPLRQRDAAGQREQVVSWWHAMPRRELFLLNKMLTGELRVGVSSTLVVRAVAQVAGLPAPSVAHRLMGTWTPSPAFFRQLVSQDVSDSDSSRPYPFYLASPLEQPPGDLGDRAEWQVEWKWDGIRGQLIRRKGSVHLWSRGEELITERFPEIADAAAALPEGTVLDGEVLAYADGRPLPFALLQRRIGRQKLTPKVLAEAPAAYIAYDMLELGGIDLRSKPLRERRAKLEALLEGLPRLPVSPVVQAATWEDLATARGEARERNVEGFMLKRLESPYLTGRKRGDWWKWKIDPFTVDAVLLYAHPGHGRRSSLYTDYTFAVWNGTELQPVTKAYSGLTDAEIGRLDRWIRAHTREKYGPVRSVEPEQVFELHFEGIQSSPRHKSGVALRFPRIARWRTDKKPQDADTLDSLKELLHASG
- a CDS encoding ligase-associated DNA damage response exonuclease, yielding MVRLQPPRYLNGTLSAAPPAPLMTVTPQGLYCVPGGFHVDPWRPVDRALITHAHGDHARSGSHRYLGARAGKGLLHRRLGADATIDTLDYGERLRINGVTVSFHPAGHVLGSAQVRVEHGGETWVVSGDYKRAPDPTCAPFEVVPCHTFITEATFGLPIFRWDATEQVAEDILRWWDANRALGRAAVLFCYALGKAQRLLAELAKLTDRAVFIHGALHSLVDVYRDAGVRMLPTHLVSEMEKGTSFAGALVLAPPSASGTPWMRRFGEHETGFASGWMRVRGNRRRRGFDRGFVLSDHADWPDLLRTVKDTRAERVLVTHGYAEPLAHYLREQGVDAEPLATPFEGEAED